The Lysobacter gummosus genome includes a region encoding these proteins:
- a CDS encoding prealbumin-like fold domain-containing protein: protein MRIGINFKEKRRNGQIRTQVWMRALLVLWIASAPLEVLAQEITGGECATGASGTGVAYDAGWLHNQPPAPVPGGIPTRRQDGFWANPPGGPAVYWDNPRDASPLGADTTVVADYAADEIVGSGLTAIPSPPTAYFYSGNIGPGTTLATSVAGNAYTQYQFTTPANANPRLYFARAGMGSYPGQNFHYGVRVSTDPNFSSYWTIVPNATVQNGTGGYQYVPGNTSRFPLLTPSTTYYLRVYPFNGPANSSGSGSTLTIDDFQFGTGICPLPTVTVTKISNGGTGTFNFTGSNGFAAQSIITTTAGTGMAGSTQVLAATNTATTVTEAAPAGFTLTAINCTGLPSGTPTYTVNGVNGGNVVLPAAAMTTTATIACTFTNTRRVADLSITKTNTPTVGALDQANDTVDSGQTTTYTLVVTNDGTTAVTGAVVRDAPGAGITCPAGNAVTISGDGVPAGSFTVADLTGANGIVLGALAAGQSATLSFNCQVN, encoded by the coding sequence ATGCGAATCGGAATAAATTTCAAGGAGAAGCGTCGCAATGGGCAGATCCGCACGCAGGTGTGGATGCGCGCATTACTGGTGTTATGGATAGCATCGGCGCCGTTGGAAGTACTGGCACAGGAGATCACCGGAGGCGAATGCGCGACCGGAGCGAGTGGTACAGGCGTGGCTTACGATGCCGGCTGGCTCCATAACCAGCCCCCCGCTCCTGTCCCGGGTGGTATCCCTACGCGCAGGCAGGACGGGTTCTGGGCAAACCCGCCGGGCGGCCCCGCCGTCTACTGGGATAACCCGCGAGATGCCAGTCCGCTAGGCGCCGACACCACCGTAGTCGCTGACTACGCGGCCGACGAAATAGTGGGAAGCGGGCTTACTGCGATCCCCAGTCCTCCCACGGCTTATTTTTACAGCGGCAATATTGGTCCGGGGACGACCTTGGCCACGTCGGTGGCGGGCAACGCTTACACGCAGTACCAGTTCACGACCCCAGCCAACGCAAACCCGCGCCTTTATTTCGCCCGCGCCGGCATGGGCTCTTACCCCGGGCAGAACTTTCATTACGGGGTGCGCGTTTCGACTGATCCCAACTTCAGCTCATATTGGACGATCGTGCCGAATGCGACCGTACAGAATGGTACAGGCGGTTATCAGTACGTCCCTGGCAATACCTCACGCTTTCCGCTTCTAACACCGAGTACGACCTACTACCTGCGCGTCTACCCATTTAACGGCCCCGCTAACTCCTCTGGCAGCGGCAGTACCCTCACTATCGACGACTTCCAGTTCGGTACCGGAATCTGTCCGCTGCCCACGGTCACCGTTACTAAGATTTCCAATGGGGGCACTGGCACCTTCAACTTTACCGGCAGTAACGGCTTCGCCGCACAAAGTATTATTACGACTACGGCCGGCACCGGCATGGCCGGATCCACCCAGGTGTTGGCGGCGACCAACACCGCGACCACCGTTACCGAAGCTGCCCCAGCGGGCTTCACCTTGACCGCGATCAATTGCACCGGCCTGCCATCGGGAACGCCAACCTATACCGTCAATGGCGTCAACGGCGGCAATGTGGTTCTGCCGGCTGCCGCTATGACCACGACGGCCACCATTGCCTGCACCTTCACCAACACCCGTCGCGTCGCCGACCTGTCGATCACCAAGACCAACACGCCCACGGTCGGCGCGTTGGATCAGGCCAACGACACGGTGGATTCGGGGCAAACGACGACCTACACCCTGGTGGTCACCAATGACGGCACCACCGCGGTGACCGGCGCGGTGGTGAGGGATGCGCCCGGAGCGGGCATCACTTGTCCGGCCGGCAATGCGGTGACCATCAGCGGCGACGGCGTGCCGGCGGGCAGCTTCACCGTGGCCGATCTGACCGGCGCGAACGGCATCGTGCTGGGCGCCTTGGCGGCGGGACAAAGCGCGACCTTGAGCTTCAACTGCCAGGTGAACTGA
- a CDS encoding DUF11 domain-containing protein, translating into MKSMAISRDAGAKPLEGRQEAETIPNRADGFRRAFSKLAALSLLAGVLVPMESAHAQTCDPVFTGNPVNVNGLGNGTSTFTTDTAGTATIGTTFSAITRTGNPATNGSVSRSGTAGGVVRYEQASPNFANDGFQYSMSFARPIPVIIAAGPNYAGPPSNMDSAPGTVGADDEVVFTAVGMSPGFSWIVDPVFAGTATVSPDGLTVSFRGTAQTNPRQFAQYRLRTPAGATMTGVNVSWRSLHGVGTINSAQHNVRVPGTCRPVIQFVKRVTNDNGAAAAAADFNIATSAGALTFGANTGTAQNAIYRSNSLTVNVGSYTMNEIDHPQYNEGTWSCTGVGTTQVGTAFNAGSVTLAQGAVATCSITNDDTAVADLSITKTNTPTVGALDQANDTVDSGQATTYTLVVTNDGTTAVTGAVVRDAPGAGITCPAGNAVTISGDGVPAGSFTVADLTGSTGIVLGALGAGQRATLSFNCQVN; encoded by the coding sequence ATGAAAAGCATGGCGATTAGTCGGGACGCAGGGGCGAAACCGCTCGAGGGAAGACAGGAAGCGGAGACGATCCCGAATCGCGCGGACGGTTTTCGTCGTGCGTTCTCCAAGCTGGCTGCGCTAAGCCTTCTGGCGGGCGTATTGGTGCCGATGGAGTCTGCGCATGCGCAAACCTGCGATCCTGTATTCACGGGTAATCCGGTGAATGTGAACGGGCTCGGCAACGGTACTTCAACGTTCACTACAGACACGGCAGGGACGGCGACAATCGGCACGACTTTCTCTGCCATTACCCGTACCGGTAATCCCGCCACCAATGGCTCTGTATCTCGTTCCGGTACGGCTGGCGGCGTGGTGCGCTATGAGCAGGCTAGTCCGAATTTCGCGAACGATGGCTTCCAATACAGCATGTCTTTCGCGCGTCCAATTCCCGTCATTATCGCGGCTGGACCCAACTATGCCGGTCCTCCGTCGAACATGGACAGCGCACCCGGCACCGTGGGGGCTGACGATGAAGTAGTGTTCACTGCGGTAGGCATGTCGCCGGGTTTTTCCTGGATTGTCGATCCGGTATTCGCCGGAACGGCGACGGTTAGTCCAGACGGCTTGACCGTCAGTTTCAGAGGAACCGCGCAAACCAACCCCCGCCAGTTTGCCCAGTATCGACTCAGAACACCCGCCGGAGCGACGATGACGGGCGTTAACGTCAGTTGGAGGTCGTTGCATGGCGTAGGCACCATCAACTCCGCTCAGCACAACGTCAGAGTTCCCGGCACCTGCCGGCCAGTGATCCAGTTCGTGAAGCGTGTTACCAACGACAATGGCGCCGCCGCCGCCGCCGCCGATTTCAATATCGCAACGAGTGCGGGCGCGTTGACCTTCGGCGCTAATACCGGTACCGCGCAGAATGCCATCTATAGATCGAACTCGCTGACGGTTAATGTCGGCAGTTATACGATGAACGAAATCGATCACCCGCAGTACAACGAAGGGACGTGGAGTTGCACGGGCGTCGGAACAACCCAGGTGGGCACCGCATTCAATGCAGGTTCGGTGACCCTGGCTCAGGGGGCAGTGGCGACCTGCAGCATTACCAACGACGACACTGCGGTAGCCGACCTGTCGATCACCAAGACCAACACACCCACGGTCGGCGCGTTGGATCAGGCCAACGACACGGTGGATTCGGGGCAAGCGACGACCTACACCCTGGTGGTGACCAACGACGGCACCACGGCGGTGACCGGCGCGGTGGTGAGGGATGCGCCCGGAGCCGGCATCACTTGTCCGGCCGGCAACGCGGTGACCATCAGCGGCGACGGCGTGCCGGCGGGCAGCTTCACCGTGGCCGATCTGACCGGTTCCACCGGTATCGTGCTGGGCGCGTTGGGAGCGGGACAAAGGGCGACCTTGAGTTTCAATTGCCAAGTGAACTAG
- a CDS encoding glycoside hydrolase family 19 protein, translating to MIRHRWLAASTLTLALTAISISASFSVSAAPYVAGSTYTKDTMVEYQGRQYRAKWFVNADQSPAAVAQAANPWDSPWELVSGASTPTAPVTNPPSTPPASTPVAAAGDTYDSTRGYAGGCIVIYAGAPYKAKWFADAGKSPAEVGHTVNAWDTPWERAAAGSVAGCPDGSSSGGGGDGTVPAAEYRIARSVLTAKETQLTDSVLMRKVKESIRTLDNTAVEAVQPGRSANPDNVRRLESILSSTQFDFVFPMRASQYTYRGLLQAVAKFPAVCGTYATPAQSDAICRKTLATMTAHFAQETGGHDAGNAIPQWRQALVHVREMGWNENMRNGYNAECNPAGWQGKTWPCGKFADGTFKSYFGRGAKQLSYNYNYGPFSDAMYGDVRTLLDRPELVADTWLNLASATFFFSYPQPPKPSMLHVIDGTWAPNANDQTSGLLPGFGVTTQIINGGVECGGGSESAQSQNRIDYYRDAAAYFQVPVPGNEVLGCKGMRPFDSSGAGALAIYWERGDADYTCKLVGYQTAYSALKGGDYERCVVAAFPNVVVTN from the coding sequence ATGATCCGACACAGATGGCTGGCCGCGTCCACCCTGACGCTCGCGCTCACCGCGATCAGCATCAGCGCTTCCTTCTCCGTTTCCGCCGCGCCCTACGTCGCCGGCAGCACCTACACCAAGGACACCATGGTCGAATACCAGGGGCGGCAGTATCGGGCCAAGTGGTTCGTCAACGCCGATCAATCGCCGGCGGCCGTCGCTCAGGCCGCCAATCCCTGGGACAGCCCGTGGGAACTGGTCAGCGGCGCGAGCACGCCGACAGCGCCGGTGACGAACCCGCCGTCGACGCCGCCCGCCTCGACGCCGGTAGCGGCCGCGGGCGATACCTACGACAGCACCCGCGGCTATGCCGGCGGCTGCATCGTGATCTACGCCGGCGCGCCGTACAAAGCCAAGTGGTTCGCCGACGCAGGCAAGTCGCCGGCCGAGGTCGGGCATACCGTCAATGCCTGGGATACGCCGTGGGAACGCGCGGCGGCCGGGTCAGTGGCCGGTTGCCCGGACGGCAGTTCGTCCGGCGGTGGTGGTGATGGCACCGTGCCGGCCGCCGAGTACCGCATCGCGCGCAGCGTTCTGACCGCCAAGGAAACGCAGCTGACCGATTCGGTGTTGATGCGCAAGGTCAAGGAATCGATCCGCACCCTCGACAATACCGCGGTCGAAGCCGTGCAGCCGGGACGCTCGGCCAACCCGGACAACGTGCGCCGGCTCGAGTCGATCCTCAGCAGCACCCAGTTCGATTTCGTGTTCCCGATGCGCGCATCGCAGTACACCTACCGCGGCTTGCTTCAGGCGGTAGCGAAGTTTCCCGCGGTATGCGGCACCTACGCCACGCCGGCGCAGTCCGATGCGATCTGCCGCAAGACTCTGGCGACGATGACCGCACACTTCGCGCAGGAAACCGGCGGCCACGACGCCGGCAACGCGATCCCGCAATGGCGTCAGGCGCTGGTGCACGTGCGCGAGATGGGCTGGAACGAGAACATGCGCAACGGCTACAACGCCGAGTGCAATCCCGCCGGCTGGCAGGGCAAGACCTGGCCCTGCGGAAAATTCGCCGACGGTACCTTCAAGAGCTACTTCGGCCGCGGCGCCAAGCAGTTGTCGTACAACTACAACTATGGCCCGTTCTCGGATGCGATGTACGGCGATGTGCGCACGCTGCTGGACCGCCCCGAACTGGTCGCCGACACCTGGCTCAACCTCGCCAGCGCGACGTTCTTCTTCTCGTATCCGCAGCCGCCCAAGCCCTCGATGCTGCACGTGATCGACGGCACCTGGGCGCCGAACGCGAACGACCAGACCAGCGGCTTGCTTCCTGGTTTCGGCGTGACCACGCAGATCATCAACGGCGGCGTCGAATGCGGCGGCGGCAGCGAGTCTGCGCAGTCGCAGAACCGCATCGACTACTACCGCGACGCGGCCGCTTACTTCCAGGTGCCGGTGCCGGGCAACGAAGTGCTGGGCTGCAAGGGGATGAGGCCGTTCGATTCCAGCGGCGCCGGAGCGCTGGCGATCTACTGGGAACGCGGCGATGCCGACTACACCTGCAAGCTGGTCGGCTACCAGACGGCGTACTCGGCGCTCAAGGGCGGCGACTATGAGCGCTGCGTGGTCGCGGCGTTTCCTAATGTGGTGGTGACCAACTGA
- a CDS encoding DUF1097 domain-containing protein, translated as MTREWIPAHLKVTVGESAVASAAASLSALLLEVPVWAMFVGWIAFFSRGGHLRQGLISLVCVLAGLVFGMAAASALAALGPHLGAATVGVVVFAVAMLVVSLRRLPVFNNLLGFFLGLVAWFAAHQPASLANFAELAIAATVGTLAGWLASRVHHRWTPVAATPA; from the coding sequence ATGACTCGCGAATGGATACCCGCGCATCTGAAAGTCACCGTCGGCGAATCGGCGGTCGCCTCCGCCGCCGCCAGCCTCAGCGCACTGCTGCTTGAAGTCCCGGTGTGGGCGATGTTCGTCGGCTGGATCGCGTTCTTCAGTCGCGGCGGGCATCTGCGCCAGGGACTGATCAGTCTGGTGTGCGTGCTGGCCGGACTGGTGTTCGGCATGGCGGCGGCGAGCGCCTTGGCCGCGCTCGGCCCGCACCTGGGCGCGGCCACCGTCGGCGTGGTGGTGTTCGCGGTGGCGATGCTGGTGGTGTCGTTGCGGCGGCTGCCGGTGTTCAACAACCTGCTCGGTTTCTTCCTGGGGCTGGTGGCCTGGTTCGCCGCGCATCAACCGGCGTCGTTGGCGAATTTCGCCGAACTGGCGATCGCGGCCACGGTCGGCACGCTCGCCGGCTGGTTGGCCAGCCGCGTGCATCATCGCTGGACGCCGGTGGCCGCGACTCCGGCCTGA
- a CDS encoding serine hydrolase domain-containing protein, producing the protein MLTSPHALAAKPAAPMPAFAKVIEAEVPAIMKAAHIQGAAFGLIVDGRLVYARGFGFADHAGKVAATPRTVFVAASLAKPIAASVAMRLAERGRLDLDRPVADWVSPWPLAASAFDYRRITTRHLLSHTAGTTLGGYQGWLDFKELPTLEQSLAGKTNGRGAVELFAPAGSRFQYSGGGYTLMQLAIERDTGRKYSDLANELVFRPLRMRHSSVAMSPRVLAGAAQGHGENGEPIAMRYYIEQAPSTLTTSVEDFAKWMAADMMPGDNGDNGDNGAAAWLSPEDLRQMHRPAELSTARAPNEAMYGLGHFIERLADGSVAVGHDGRNQAGFRANFLLRPQQRDGIVFFSNSRTGVALDRVLCLWAADAGHGDPAVACKP; encoded by the coding sequence ATGTTGACCAGCCCCCACGCGCTCGCCGCCAAGCCGGCCGCACCGATGCCGGCGTTCGCCAAGGTCATCGAAGCCGAAGTGCCGGCGATCATGAAAGCCGCGCATATCCAGGGCGCCGCGTTCGGCCTGATCGTCGATGGACGCCTGGTCTACGCGCGGGGATTCGGTTTCGCCGATCACGCCGGCAAAGTGGCCGCGACGCCGCGGACGGTGTTCGTCGCGGCCTCGCTGGCCAAGCCGATCGCCGCTTCGGTGGCGATGCGGTTGGCCGAGCGCGGCCGGCTCGACCTGGATCGTCCGGTCGCCGACTGGGTGTCGCCGTGGCCGCTGGCCGCGAGCGCGTTCGATTATCGGCGGATCACCACGCGCCATCTGCTCTCGCACACCGCCGGCACCACGCTCGGCGGCTATCAGGGGTGGCTCGACTTCAAGGAACTGCCGACCCTGGAGCAATCGCTGGCGGGCAAGACCAACGGACGCGGCGCGGTGGAATTGTTCGCGCCGGCCGGCAGCCGCTTCCAGTATTCCGGTGGTGGCTACACCTTGATGCAACTGGCCATCGAGCGCGATACCGGGCGCAAGTATTCCGATCTGGCGAACGAGCTCGTATTTCGTCCGCTTCGCATGCGCCATTCCAGCGTCGCGATGTCGCCGCGCGTCCTGGCCGGCGCGGCGCAGGGACACGGCGAAAACGGCGAGCCGATTGCGATGCGTTACTACATCGAACAAGCGCCCTCGACCTTGACCACGTCGGTCGAGGATTTCGCCAAGTGGATGGCGGCCGACATGATGCCCGGCGACAACGGCGACAACGGCGACAACGGCGCCGCGGCCTGGCTGTCGCCGGAGGATCTGCGGCAGATGCATCGGCCCGCCGAACTGAGCACGGCGCGCGCGCCGAACGAGGCGATGTACGGCCTGGGCCATTTCATCGAACGCCTCGCCGACGGCAGCGTGGCGGTCGGCCACGACGGCCGCAATCAGGCCGGGTTCCGGGCGAACTTCCTGCTGCGGCCGCAGCAGCGCGACGGCATCGTGTTCTTCAGCAATTCCCGCACCGGCGTGGCGCTGGATCGCGTGCTGTGTCTTTGGGCGGCCGATGCCGGACATGGCGATCCGGCGGTGGCGTGTAAGCCTTAA
- a CDS encoding DUF3861 domain-containing protein, with the protein MKSHRYRVTVQALDSSADRASVKFKVDHHDELFAIVDKVRRGSGYADDDAAALAVGLKLLNGVMLNHRNDPLFADVQPALRAFIGNLKARTAAMDSDQGCDNIA; encoded by the coding sequence ATGAAATCGCATCGCTACCGCGTCACCGTGCAGGCGCTGGATTCGTCAGCGGATCGGGCATCGGTGAAATTCAAAGTCGATCATCACGATGAACTGTTCGCCATCGTGGACAAGGTTCGCCGGGGCAGCGGGTATGCCGACGATGATGCGGCCGCGCTCGCAGTCGGACTGAAGCTGCTCAACGGGGTGATGCTGAATCATCGCAACGATCCGCTGTTCGCGGATGTGCAGCCTGCGCTGCGGGCGTTTATTGGGAATTTGAAGGCGCGTACGGCGGCGATGGATTCGGACCAGGGATGCGACAACATTGCCTGA
- a CDS encoding LysR substrate-binding domain-containing protein, translating into MKSQLSLPQIRAFCALAQHRSFKAAADSLGVSQPTIVSQIAGIEEAYGTKLFQRQRENNRLTDIGIAVLAPLRAVLDQVREAEFILLSHSTAQTGELNVVAVNPVRTSKLIREFRILCPNIRVNVSFVASDKAQSLIDREAVDVGFFVQSEGRPGQQAFHFYSYELMAIVPAEHRLAHKPTLSIEDFAGEELVIREPGSLTRKMFLAALDNAGIKSRIAYELGSRESVREAVAQGLGVSVVAEDEHTPHERIVTKKIIGADLRADSSLVVLNKHLSSPQVKTLIELIRRR; encoded by the coding sequence ATGAAATCGCAGCTGTCTCTGCCCCAGATCCGCGCGTTCTGCGCGCTGGCCCAGCATCGCAGCTTCAAGGCCGCGGCCGATTCGCTGGGCGTGTCGCAGCCGACCATCGTCAGCCAGATCGCCGGCATCGAAGAGGCCTACGGCACCAAGCTGTTCCAGCGCCAGCGCGAGAACAACCGCCTGACCGATATCGGCATCGCCGTGCTGGCGCCGTTGCGCGCGGTGCTCGATCAGGTGCGCGAGGCCGAGTTCATCCTGCTCTCGCACAGCACCGCGCAGACCGGCGAGCTCAACGTGGTCGCGGTGAATCCGGTGCGCACTTCGAAACTGATCCGCGAGTTCCGCATCCTGTGTCCGAATATCCGCGTCAACGTCAGCTTCGTCGCTTCCGACAAGGCGCAGAGCCTGATCGACCGCGAAGCGGTGGATGTGGGATTTTTCGTGCAATCCGAGGGGCGGCCGGGCCAGCAGGCGTTCCACTTCTATAGCTACGAATTGATGGCGATCGTGCCTGCGGAGCATCGGTTGGCACACAAGCCGACCTTGTCGATCGAGGATTTCGCCGGCGAGGAATTGGTGATCCGCGAACCCGGTTCGCTGACGCGAAAGATGTTTCTGGCGGCTTTGGATAACGCCGGAATCAAGTCGCGCATCGCCTACGAACTGGGCAGCCGCGAATCGGTGCGCGAAGCGGTCGCGCAAGGGTTGGGCGTGTCGGTGGTGGCCGAGGACGAGCACACGCCGCACGAGCGCATCGTCACCAAGAAAATCATCGGTGCCGATCTGCGCGCGGACAGCAGCCTTGTGGTGCTCAACAAGCACCTGAGCTCGCCGCAGGTGAAAACCTTGATCGAGCTGATTCGGCGGCGTTAG
- a CDS encoding LysR family transcriptional regulator, with protein sequence MDRFEALRLFTRIVELGSFTRAAAVLDVPKATATHAIKELEARLGVRLLDRTTRQVRPTLDGQAYYDRCVHVLAELDDAESALSAVASNPRGTLRLDLHGTHATGIILPRINEFRGRYPQIDLEISSGDRLVDLVREGIDCVVRSGVPRDSSLVAKRLAVMPEVVCASPEYLQYFGTPRHPDELSAHQAVGFFASNRDLRYPFELTVEGRLREYQLNSWISVNDAACYVAAALRGCGLIQLPLHGVEQHIREGRLVEVLRDYASPGVPVSVLYPQHRQLSPRVRVFVDWVAGVFADKFGAGATA encoded by the coding sequence ATGGACCGTTTCGAGGCCCTGCGCCTGTTCACCCGCATCGTCGAGCTGGGCAGCTTCACCCGCGCCGCCGCCGTGCTGGACGTGCCCAAGGCCACCGCCACCCATGCCATCAAGGAACTGGAAGCGCGCCTGGGCGTGCGCCTGCTCGACCGCACCACCCGGCAAGTGCGACCGACCCTGGACGGGCAGGCCTATTACGACCGCTGCGTGCACGTGCTGGCCGAACTCGACGACGCCGAATCGGCCTTGAGCGCGGTCGCCAGCAATCCGCGCGGCACCTTGCGCCTGGACCTGCACGGCACCCACGCCACCGGCATCATCCTGCCGCGCATCAACGAATTCCGCGGCCGCTATCCGCAGATCGACCTGGAAATCAGCAGCGGCGACCGCCTGGTCGATCTGGTGCGCGAAGGCATCGACTGCGTGGTGCGCTCGGGCGTGCCGCGCGATTCGTCGCTGGTGGCCAAGCGGTTGGCGGTAATGCCGGAAGTGGTCTGCGCCAGCCCCGAGTATCTGCAGTACTTCGGCACGCCGCGCCATCCCGACGAGTTGTCGGCGCACCAAGCGGTCGGCTTCTTCGCCAGCAATCGCGACTTGCGTTATCCCTTCGAGCTCACGGTCGAGGGGCGACTGCGCGAATACCAGCTCAACTCGTGGATATCGGTCAACGACGCCGCCTGCTATGTCGCCGCGGCCTTGCGCGGCTGCGGCTTGATCCAGTTGCCGCTGCACGGCGTGGAGCAGCACATCCGCGAAGGCCGGCTGGTCGAGGTCTTGCGCGATTACGCCAGCCCGGGCGTGCCGGTGTCGGTGCTGTATCCGCAGCACCGGCAGTTGTCTCCGCGGGTGCGGGTGTTCGTGGATTGGGTGGCGGGCGTGTTCGCGGACAAGTTCGGCGCCGGCGCGACGGCCTGA
- a CDS encoding SDR family oxidoreductase, translating to MTAQTSPASKAALVTGASRGIGRAIALRLVADGYAVIVNYAGNTAAADALVAEIHAAGGRAAAIQGDVADADAMQRVFAFAKETLGRLDVVVNSAGVMPYVPIQGGDLAEFDRVISTNLRGSFIVLGQAAQHLGEGGRIIAVSTSVIGKAFPNYGPYIASKAGVEGLVHVLANELRGRGITVNAVAPGPVATELFLNGKTQEQIAHFSSLAPLERLGMPDEIASAVSFLAGPDGSWVNSQVLRVNGGYVF from the coding sequence ATGACCGCTCAGACCTCCCCCGCTTCCAAGGCCGCCCTCGTCACCGGCGCCTCGCGCGGCATCGGCCGCGCCATCGCCCTGCGCCTGGTCGCCGACGGCTACGCCGTGATCGTCAACTACGCCGGCAACACCGCCGCGGCCGATGCGCTGGTCGCGGAAATCCACGCTGCCGGCGGCCGCGCCGCGGCGATCCAGGGCGATGTCGCCGACGCCGACGCCATGCAGCGCGTCTTCGCCTTCGCGAAAGAAACCCTCGGCCGCCTCGACGTGGTCGTCAACAGCGCCGGCGTGATGCCGTACGTGCCGATCCAGGGCGGCGATCTGGCCGAGTTCGATCGGGTGATCTCCACCAACCTGCGCGGCAGTTTCATCGTCCTGGGCCAGGCCGCGCAGCATCTGGGCGAAGGCGGCCGGATCATCGCGGTATCGACCAGCGTGATCGGCAAGGCCTTCCCGAACTACGGCCCGTACATCGCCTCCAAGGCCGGCGTCGAAGGGCTGGTGCACGTGCTCGCCAACGAACTGCGCGGCCGCGGCATCACCGTCAACGCGGTCGCTCCGGGTCCGGTCGCGACCGAGTTGTTCCTCAACGGCAAGACCCAGGAGCAGATCGCGCACTTCAGCTCGCTGGCGCCGCTGGAGCGTTTGGGCATGCCGGATGAAATCGCTTCGGCCGTGTCTTTTCTCGCCGGTCCCGACGGCAGTTGGGTGAACTCCCAGGTGTTGCGCGTGAATGGCGGCTACGTGTTCTAA
- a CDS encoding group II truncated hemoglobin, with protein MPEQTVPTLYQWLGGIEALERLTVRFYQHVKNDELLGPVFAHMSDEHPAHVAAFLAEVLGGPAEYSARHGGHPNMIRHHLNRHLSQEQRRRWVGLLLTTADELAMPDDPEFRSALVAYLEWGSRLAVINSQPGAQVDEDAPMPRWGWGEAKGPYTG; from the coding sequence ATGCCGGAGCAAACCGTACCCACGTTGTATCAATGGCTCGGCGGCATCGAAGCGCTAGAGCGGCTTACCGTGCGTTTCTATCAGCACGTCAAGAACGACGAGCTGCTGGGCCCGGTCTTCGCCCACATGAGCGACGAACATCCGGCGCATGTCGCCGCGTTCCTGGCCGAGGTGCTCGGCGGCCCGGCCGAGTATTCGGCGCGGCACGGCGGCCATCCGAACATGATCCGCCATCACTTGAACCGGCACCTGAGCCAGGAACAGCGCCGGCGCTGGGTGGGCCTGCTGTTGACCACCGCCGACGAACTGGCGATGCCGGACGATCCGGAATTCCGCTCGGCCCTGGTCGCTTACCTGGAATGGGGCTCGCGCCTGGCGGTCATCAATTCGCAGCCGGGTGCGCAGGTCGATGAGGACGCGCCGATGCCGCGCTGGGGCTGGGGCGAGGCCAAGGGCCCGTACACGGGTTGA
- a CDS encoding DUF6053 domain-containing protein, whose translation MGGPSGPTPSVQFAAIGKQSTAPEGPPTNSGEL comes from the coding sequence GTGGGAGGGCCCTCAGGCCCGACGCCTTCGGTTCAGTTCGCCGCGATCGGAAAACAAAGCACCGCGCCTGAAGGCCCTCCCACAAACAGCGGCGAGCTTTAG
- a CDS encoding SDR family oxidoreductase → MNQQIILITGASSGFGALAARALAHAGHTVYASMRETAGRNAAQVAAAADYATQHGVDLRTLELDVASQSSADAAIARIVEQHGRLDVLVHNAGHMAFGPAEAFTPEQFAQLFDSNVLGAQRVNRAALPQLRKQRHGLLLWVSSSSVRGGTPPYLAPYFAAKAAMDSLAISYAAELARWGIETSILVPGAFTSGTNHFAHAGAPADQARLAEYDAAPTAGFGEEILRKLAGTVPEDADVASVAEAIVEIVARPYGRRPFRVHVDPASDGAEVVNAVGDRIRAEFLRRVGLGDLLAPRIDAGH, encoded by the coding sequence ATGAACCAGCAGATCATCCTCATCACCGGCGCCTCCAGCGGTTTCGGCGCCCTCGCCGCGCGTGCCCTCGCCCACGCCGGCCACACCGTCTACGCCAGCATGCGCGAAACCGCCGGCCGCAACGCGGCGCAGGTCGCCGCGGCCGCCGACTACGCGACTCAGCACGGCGTGGACTTGCGCACGCTCGAACTCGATGTCGCCTCGCAATCCTCGGCCGATGCCGCCATCGCGAGAATCGTCGAACAGCACGGCCGTCTCGACGTACTCGTGCACAACGCCGGCCACATGGCCTTCGGCCCCGCCGAAGCGTTCACGCCCGAACAGTTCGCGCAACTCTTCGACAGCAATGTGCTCGGCGCGCAGCGCGTCAACCGCGCCGCGCTGCCGCAGTTGCGCAAGCAGCGCCACGGGCTGCTGCTGTGGGTATCGAGCAGCAGCGTGCGCGGCGGCACGCCGCCGTATCTGGCGCCGTACTTCGCCGCCAAGGCGGCGATGGATTCGCTCGCGATCAGCTACGCCGCCGAGCTCGCGCGCTGGGGCATCGAAACCTCGATCCTGGTCCCGGGCGCGTTCACGTCCGGCACCAACCACTTCGCTCATGCCGGCGCCCCGGCCGATCAGGCGCGCCTGGCCGAGTACGACGCCGCGCCGACCGCCGGCTTCGGTGAGGAAATCCTGCGCAAGCTCGCCGGCACCGTGCCCGAGGACGCGGATGTCGCCAGCGTGGCCGAAGCGATCGTGGAGATCGTCGCCCGCCCTTACGGCCGGCGCCCGTTCCGCGTACACGTCGATCCGGCCAGCGACGGCGCCGAAGTCGTCAACGCCGTCGGCGACCGCATCCGCGCCGAGTTCCTGCGCCGGGTCGGCCTGGGCGACCTGCTCGCTCCGCGCATCGACGCCGGCCACTGA